The genomic stretch GAACGGAAAAAGCACAAACTAGGACCGGCGGTGGTTGCCAAGGGGGTGTCACCGCCGGCACCTGGGATTGTGGCTCCTTATTTGCCTCTTCAGTAACAAGGGCGCGACTTTACCTGGTCGCGCTTTTGTATTTAGACGGCCTTGCCCTATCATGACCTCACTGTTCGACTCCGCACATTGATTCCAAAAGTGAACACTTCTGAACGCGACAATCGACCTTCTTCAAAAAGCTAACTGTGGAGTCTCAAGAGGTTGTTCCGATCGAGGCCGGAGCGGCTGATAGGTGGAACATGGTTGAGGCTACCATGAGGACGGTGCCAGTTGTAATGGTGAAGCCAGGGAAGAAGATGTTCGTGACGGTGTTGCGA from Terriglobia bacterium encodes the following:
- a CDS encoding IS481 family transposase, yielding SQHRHEHLLPWLHHYNWHRPHGSLNHVPPISRSGLDRNNLLRLHS